A single window of Flavobacterium sp. 140616W15 DNA harbors:
- a CDS encoding GNAT family N-acetyltransferase, protein MLNFNFSPFPVLETERLLLKRITNEDTSEIIALRSNPETMKYIPRPLITTNEQALEHISQLNSIIETNEGINWGITLKDSPKIIGFIGYFRVQPGNFRAEIGYMLLPEFHGKGIIPEAAKKVIDYGFNEMKLHSIEAVIDPDNLASERVLQKMDFVKEGHFKESEYYEGRFLDNVIYSLLNK, encoded by the coding sequence ATGTTAAATTTTAATTTTTCTCCATTTCCTGTACTCGAAACTGAACGCTTACTCCTTAAAAGAATAACGAATGAGGATACTAGCGAAATCATAGCACTACGTTCTAATCCAGAAACTATGAAATACATTCCAAGACCACTCATAACAACTAATGAGCAAGCATTGGAACATATATCTCAACTTAACAGCATTATAGAAACAAATGAAGGAATCAATTGGGGAATTACTTTAAAAGACAGTCCTAAAATAATTGGATTTATTGGTTATTTTAGAGTTCAACCCGGAAACTTTCGTGCAGAAATAGGCTATATGTTATTACCTGAATTTCACGGAAAAGGAATTATTCCTGAGGCTGCAAAAAAAGTAATCGATTATGGATTTAATGAAATGAAACTACACTCTATCGAAGCTGTTATTGATCCTGATAATTTAGCTTCAGAAAGAGTTTTACAAAAAATGGACTTTGTAAAGGAAGGTCATTTTAAAGAATCGGAATATTATGAAGGACGTTTCTTAGACAATGTAATTTATTCATTATTGAACAAATAA
- a CDS encoding aldose 1-epimerase family protein, translating to MITVISNSKLTASIKHAGAELFSLKNIQNKEYIWEGNPAFWGKHSPILFPIVGTLKNNTYTINNISYHLPRHGFARDMEFSLVSKTDESAVFSIQSNDETLKIYPFKFELQIIYTLIDSQLDIQYKVINKTNSKMPFSIGAHPAIALPENFKDYALEFEKKEILEYSLLENDLISNKTKQLETKEGQIHLDYSLFENDALIFKSLESNSLAISENNTPYVKVDFSDFPSLGIWTKENAPFICIEPWFGYSDTPENSGNLFEKEGILTLEANQTFNSKFSIEIL from the coding sequence TTGATTACAGTTATTTCAAATTCTAAACTTACTGCTTCAATTAAACATGCTGGAGCCGAATTATTTTCATTAAAAAACATACAAAACAAAGAATATATTTGGGAAGGAAATCCCGCTTTTTGGGGCAAACACTCTCCTATATTGTTTCCAATCGTAGGTACATTAAAAAACAACACCTACACTATTAACAACATTTCATATCACTTACCACGACATGGCTTCGCTAGAGATATGGAGTTTAGTCTTGTTTCAAAAACTGATGAAAGCGCAGTATTTTCTATTCAATCAAATGATGAAACACTAAAAATATATCCTTTTAAATTTGAGCTCCAAATAATTTACACCTTAATAGATTCACAACTGGATATCCAATATAAAGTGATCAATAAAACCAATTCTAAAATGCCTTTTTCTATTGGAGCTCATCCTGCTATAGCACTACCAGAAAATTTCAAAGATTATGCTTTAGAATTTGAAAAAAAAGAAATTCTAGAATATTCTTTACTTGAAAATGATTTGATTTCTAATAAAACCAAACAATTAGAAACAAAAGAAGGTCAAATTCATTTAGATTATTCACTATTTGAAAATGATGCATTAATATTTAAGTCATTAGAATCTAACTCACTCGCCATATCAGAAAACAATACACCATATGTAAAAGTTGATTTTTCAGATTTTCCTAGTTTAGGTATTTGGACAAAAGAAAATGCTCCTTTTATTTGTATTGAGCCTTGGTTTGGCTATTCAGATACTCCCGAGAATTCAGGAAATCTTTTCGAAAAAGAAGGAATCTTGACTTTAGAAGCAAATCAAACGTTTAATTCGAAATTTAGTATCGAAATTTTATAA
- a CDS encoding M1 family metallopeptidase gives MKKLSLRAILSMALLFGISATWAQQVPSANTNPISKYDYYEAFSPLFYSKNGTTTRSASGQPGAEYWQNRADYKITARLNGVTNEIIGTDEITYTNNSPDKMSFVWLNLDQNLFKEDSRGNAVVPLTGSRNGAQGQVFDGGNKIKSVKVTVFNKKKSVETDAKYIVTDTRMQIFLPEELAAKGSSVKIKIEFSYIAPNEGSDRTGVLETKNGKIFTIAQWYPRMCVYDDVRGWNTHPYLGASEFYLEYGDFDLKLTVPANHFVVSSGELVNASEVYTAEQQKRLKEAAQSDKTVMIRSAEEVASAVAAPVNGEKTWHYQMKNARDVSWASSAAFILDGAKINLPSGKKSLALSAYPVESAGDAAWGRSTEYTKGAIENYSNKWFEYPYPVATNVAGNEGGMEYPGIVFCSWESKGEDLWGVTDHEFGHIWFPMIVGSNERLFGWMDEGFNTFINSLSTAEFNKGEYKEAPRDMHKMAEMFTSPKLETVMSSPDNMKEANIGLLCYYKPSSALVILREQVLGKERFDIAFRTYIERWAYKHPTPDDFFRTMENVAGEDLSWFWRSWFVNNWRFDQGINAIKYVKNDPKNGIIITIENFEKMAMPVIIDVKTKSGKVSRVKLPVEIWQRNVEWSFKFDSTEEIESVSIDPDHVFPDSNVSNNVWTAGSGKIEKDVVLDSYLGTYSSKISPLKIIFTEKNGALTVELPNYPKFSLQPVADAVDTFESKRAGLKFAFSKTGLKMTILENSQVMEFTKE, from the coding sequence ATGAAAAAACTCTCTTTGAGAGCCATATTGTCTATGGCTTTATTGTTTGGAATTTCGGCCACATGGGCACAACAAGTTCCTTCTGCAAATACTAATCCTATTTCTAAATACGATTATTATGAGGCATTCTCTCCATTGTTCTATTCAAAAAACGGAACCACAACCCGTTCAGCAAGTGGCCAGCCGGGTGCTGAATATTGGCAAAATAGGGCAGATTATAAGATTACTGCAAGATTAAATGGAGTTACGAATGAAATTATTGGTACAGATGAAATCACTTATACCAACAATAGTCCAGATAAGATGTCTTTTGTTTGGCTTAATTTAGATCAAAACTTATTTAAGGAAGATTCACGAGGAAATGCTGTAGTACCTTTAACAGGAAGTCGTAACGGAGCCCAAGGTCAGGTTTTTGATGGTGGAAATAAAATTAAATCAGTAAAAGTAACTGTTTTTAATAAGAAAAAATCAGTTGAAACTGATGCAAAATATATTGTTACTGATACAAGAATGCAGATTTTTCTTCCAGAAGAATTAGCAGCAAAAGGAAGTAGTGTTAAAATTAAAATTGAGTTCTCGTACATAGCTCCAAATGAAGGATCAGATAGAACAGGAGTTCTTGAAACTAAAAATGGGAAAATTTTTACTATAGCACAGTGGTATCCACGTATGTGTGTGTATGATGATGTAAGAGGCTGGAACACACATCCATATTTAGGAGCATCAGAGTTTTATTTGGAATATGGTGATTTTGACTTGAAATTAACTGTTCCTGCTAATCATTTTGTAGTTTCTTCAGGTGAATTAGTAAATGCTTCTGAGGTTTATACTGCCGAACAACAAAAACGTTTAAAAGAAGCCGCTCAAAGTGATAAGACTGTTATGATTCGCTCTGCTGAAGAGGTTGCATCTGCTGTAGCTGCTCCAGTAAATGGAGAAAAAACATGGCATTATCAAATGAAAAATGCACGTGATGTTTCTTGGGCATCTTCGGCAGCATTTATTTTAGATGGTGCAAAGATTAATTTACCTAGTGGTAAAAAGTCATTAGCTCTTTCAGCTTATCCAGTAGAAAGCGCAGGAGATGCTGCTTGGGGTCGTTCTACAGAATATACTAAAGGAGCAATCGAAAATTATTCTAATAAATGGTTTGAATATCCTTATCCAGTTGCAACAAACGTAGCAGGTAATGAAGGAGGAATGGAATATCCTGGTATTGTATTTTGTAGTTGGGAGTCTAAAGGAGAAGATTTATGGGGAGTTACAGATCACGAATTTGGACATATTTGGTTTCCAATGATTGTAGGTTCAAATGAAAGATTATTTGGGTGGATGGATGAAGGATTCAATACTTTTATCAACTCATTAAGTACTGCTGAATTTAATAAAGGGGAGTACAAAGAAGCGCCAAGAGATATGCATAAAATGGCTGAGATGTTTACTAGTCCAAAGCTAGAAACTGTTATGAGTTCTCCAGATAATATGAAGGAAGCAAACATTGGATTGTTGTGCTACTATAAACCAAGTTCTGCTTTGGTAATTTTAAGAGAACAAGTATTAGGAAAAGAGCGTTTCGATATCGCATTCCGTACCTATATTGAGCGTTGGGCTTACAAACATCCAACACCAGATGACTTCTTCAGAACAATGGAAAATGTTGCTGGAGAAGATTTAAGTTGGTTCTGGAGAAGTTGGTTTGTAAATAACTGGCGTTTTGATCAAGGTATTAACGCTATCAAATATGTGAAAAATGATCCTAAAAATGGAATTATTATCACTATTGAGAACTTTGAAAAAATGGCAATGCCTGTTATAATAGATGTAAAAACTAAAAGTGGTAAAGTTTCTAGAGTAAAATTACCAGTTGAAATCTGGCAGAGAAATGTAGAATGGTCTTTTAAATTTGATTCTACAGAAGAAATTGAAAGTGTTTCAATTGATCCTGATCATGTTTTTCCAGATAGCAATGTAAGTAATAATGTATGGACAGCCGGAAGTGGTAAAATTGAAAAAGATGTTGTTTTAGATTCTTATCTAGGTACATATTCTAGTAAAATCTCACCTCTAAAAATTATATTCACAGAAAAAAATGGAGCTTTAACAGTAGAGTTGCCAAACTATCCTAAATTTTCACTTCAGCCTGTTGCTGATGCAGTTGATACTTTTGAATCAAAACGAGCTGGATTAAAATTTGCATTTAGTAAAACAGGATTGAAAATGACAATTTTAGAGAACTCACAAGTAATGGAATTTACAAAAGAGTAA
- a CDS encoding GNAT family N-acetyltransferase: MKISIVVTQEEHYKYAQEICDTIESSALLRGTGIAKRTPEYIQKKMENRDALIALADGKFAGFCYIESWQHGKFVAHSGLIVHPDYRNLGLAKKIKSKVFDYSLEKYPDAKIFGITTGLAVMKINSDLGYKPVPFSELTSDPSFWAGCKTCTNYEILKSKENKMCLCTGMLYDPKEKQKDPPKHPFNVKVLNRLKSIKQALFLKNKIMKKLY; encoded by the coding sequence ATGAAGATCTCTATTGTTGTAACACAAGAAGAACATTATAAATATGCGCAAGAAATTTGCGATACCATAGAGTCGTCTGCCTTATTGAGAGGTACCGGAATTGCTAAAAGAACTCCAGAGTACATTCAGAAAAAAATGGAGAACAGAGACGCATTGATCGCATTGGCTGATGGTAAATTTGCAGGGTTTTGTTATATCGAAAGCTGGCAACATGGCAAGTTTGTGGCTCATTCTGGATTAATAGTACATCCTGATTATAGAAATTTAGGTTTAGCCAAAAAAATCAAATCAAAAGTTTTTGACTACTCATTAGAAAAATACCCTGATGCCAAAATATTTGGTATAACAACTGGTTTGGCTGTTATGAAAATCAATTCAGATTTGGGATATAAGCCAGTTCCCTTTTCAGAACTTACAAGTGATCCAAGCTTTTGGGCAGGTTGTAAAACTTGTACAAATTATGAAATATTAAAAAGTAAAGAAAATAAAATGTGCTTATGCACAGGAATGTTGTACGATCCAAAAGAAAAACAAAAAGATCCGCCAAAACATCCATTTAACGTAAAAGTACTCAATAGATTAAAATCAATTAAACAAGCCCTTTTCTTAAAAAATAAAATTATGAAAAAGTTGTATTAG
- the argC gene encoding N-acetyl-gamma-glutamyl-phosphate reductase, translating into MINVGIIGGSGYTAGELIRILMYHPNVNIDFVYSTTNAGKPLSVAHHDLLGDIEMDFTDAINPDVNVLFLCLGHGKSISFLQENKFAGHTKIIDLGNDFRLTKDSIFDGKQFVYGLPELNKTAIKKANYIANPGCFATAIQLALLPLAKNQLLENDIHINATTGSTGAGVSPSETTHFSWRSNNMSHYKAFDHQHLGEINQSVNQLQATYSNELLFIPNRGDFARGIFATLYTTAEESLDEIVAKYEDFYKNEPFVTVTTTNINMKQVVQTNKCIISLTKKGNRILITSIIDNLTKGASGQAIQNMNLMFGLPETTGLHLKPSGF; encoded by the coding sequence ATGATTAATGTTGGAATAATAGGCGGTTCAGGCTATACAGCTGGGGAATTGATAAGAATATTAATGTATCACCCTAATGTAAATATTGATTTTGTGTACAGTACCACTAATGCAGGTAAGCCATTATCTGTAGCACATCACGATTTATTAGGAGATATTGAAATGGATTTTACCGATGCAATTAACCCAGATGTAAATGTATTGTTCTTATGTTTAGGTCATGGAAAGTCTATTTCATTTTTACAAGAAAATAAATTTGCAGGTCATACTAAAATTATTGATTTAGGAAATGATTTTAGATTGACTAAAGATTCAATTTTTGATGGAAAACAATTTGTTTATGGATTACCAGAATTGAATAAAACGGCTATTAAAAAAGCAAATTATATTGCCAATCCAGGTTGTTTTGCTACGGCAATTCAATTAGCATTGTTGCCCTTGGCAAAAAATCAGCTTTTAGAAAATGACATACATATTAACGCTACAACAGGAAGCACTGGAGCAGGCGTAAGTCCTTCAGAAACTACACATTTTAGTTGGAGATCAAATAATATGTCGCATTATAAAGCATTTGATCATCAGCATTTAGGAGAGATAAATCAAAGTGTAAACCAACTGCAGGCAACTTATTCAAATGAGTTACTTTTTATTCCAAATAGAGGAGATTTTGCAAGAGGAATTTTTGCAACATTATATACTACTGCAGAGGAGAGCTTAGATGAAATCGTAGCAAAATATGAAGATTTTTATAAAAATGAACCGTTTGTAACAGTAACTACAACCAATATCAATATGAAACAGGTTGTACAAACAAACAAATGTATTATTAGTTTAACTAAAAAAGGAAACCGGATATTGATTACTTCAATAATCGATAACTTAACCAAAGGAGCTTCTGGGCAAGCAATTCAAAACATGAATTTAATGTTTGGATTACCAGAAACGACAGGTTTACATTTGAAACCAAGCGGATTTTAG
- a CDS encoding aspartate aminotransferase family protein, whose amino-acid sequence MNLFNVYPLYDITPVKAIDCTITDDNGVEYLDLYGGHGVISIGHTQPDYVSKLKNQLDNLGFYSNAIQNPLQVELAEKLGKLSGLEDYELFLCSSGAEANENALKLASFHNGKSRVVAFDNSFHGRTSAAVAVTDNKKIVAPINAQQVVTFLPLNNIELVEAELEKGDVSSVIIEGIQGVGGLDEGTTEFFQALEKACKKHGVVLILDEVQSGYGRSGKFFAYQHHNIKADIISVAKGMGNGFPVGAILISPEFEASFGLLGTTFGGSHLSCAAGIAVLDVMEKLKLQDNVNEVSAYFFEQIKQVPQIIKVKGRGLMLGVEFDFEIGALRKKLIVEKHIFTGSANNKNLLRILPSLTVKKSDIDVFIVALKESLAELGH is encoded by the coding sequence ATGAATTTATTTAACGTATACCCACTTTATGACATAACTCCTGTAAAAGCAATAGATTGCACAATTACAGATGATAACGGAGTAGAGTATTTAGATTTATATGGTGGTCATGGAGTAATTTCTATTGGTCATACACAGCCAGATTATGTATCGAAACTTAAAAATCAATTAGATAATTTAGGTTTTTATTCTAATGCAATTCAGAATCCTTTACAAGTAGAATTAGCGGAGAAATTAGGGAAACTTTCAGGATTAGAAGATTATGAATTGTTTTTATGTAGTTCAGGAGCAGAAGCAAATGAAAATGCATTGAAACTAGCTTCTTTTCATAACGGAAAATCAAGAGTAGTTGCTTTTGATAATTCTTTCCATGGAAGAACTTCAGCAGCAGTTGCAGTTACAGATAACAAAAAAATCGTAGCTCCAATAAATGCACAGCAAGTAGTTACTTTCTTGCCTCTTAATAATATCGAATTAGTAGAAGCAGAACTTGAAAAAGGAGATGTTTCGAGTGTAATTATTGAAGGAATTCAAGGAGTAGGTGGCTTGGATGAGGGGACAACTGAATTTTTTCAGGCTTTAGAAAAAGCTTGTAAAAAACATGGTGTAGTTTTAATTTTAGATGAAGTACAATCAGGTTATGGAAGAAGCGGAAAGTTTTTTGCATACCAACATCATAATATCAAAGCCGACATTATTTCGGTGGCAAAAGGAATGGGGAATGGTTTTCCGGTTGGAGCGATTTTAATTTCTCCAGAATTTGAAGCTAGTTTCGGATTGTTAGGAACTACTTTTGGAGGAAGTCATTTATCTTGTGCAGCAGGAATTGCAGTTTTGGATGTAATGGAAAAATTAAAATTACAGGATAATGTAAATGAAGTTTCTGCTTACTTTTTTGAGCAAATCAAGCAAGTACCTCAAATTATAAAAGTAAAAGGAAGAGGATTGATGCTTGGTGTAGAATTTGATTTTGAAATTGGAGCACTTCGTAAAAAATTAATTGTAGAGAAACATATTTTTACAGGAAGCGCCAACAACAAAAATCTATTAAGAATTTTACCTTCATTAACAGTAAAAAAATCAGATATAGATGTATTTATTGTTGCATTGAAAGAAAGTTTAGCCGAATTAGGGCATTAG
- a CDS encoding glutamate-5-semialdehyde dehydrogenase, with product MNHQLSIEKRNLVLLSMAKLVEEERNQIILTNQADLAAYNGTDLAMEERLKVDNKKIDEMILSLNQLASQEDPVGVERFHFIHENGIKVSNKTAAFGTILIIYESRPDVTIEAGGIAFKSGNKILLKGGKEALKSNLKIVSLWHQALTENNVSTEWVEYLNFNRQETQAFLEKPTQKVDLIVPRGGEKLIEFVKAHATCPVIVSGRGNNFVYVHKEADTDIALKVILNAKTSKISACNAIDKVLIDSGLPNFEGFLAILIEELDESKVEIIVDKILEPFTNTSVLKNEDIWYEEFLDYKIVLGAIASEEEAIAKINKYCGGHSAAIITRNKAVAQEFMDSIDAAAVYHNTSTRFTDGGQLGLGGELAISTDKLHQRGPIGLQHLVTNKWYIYGEGQIR from the coding sequence ATGAACCACCAATTATCAATTGAAAAGCGAAATTTGGTCCTACTCTCGATGGCAAAGCTTGTCGAAGAAGAAAGAAACCAAATAATTCTGACGAATCAAGCTGATCTAGCCGCTTACAATGGCACAGATTTAGCGATGGAAGAACGTTTAAAAGTCGATAATAAGAAGATTGATGAAATGATTTTGTCATTGAATCAGTTAGCATCTCAGGAGGATCCTGTTGGTGTAGAAAGGTTTCATTTTATACATGAAAATGGGATTAAAGTCAGTAATAAAACGGCAGCTTTTGGTACGATATTAATTATTTATGAATCAAGACCCGATGTTACAATTGAAGCTGGTGGAATTGCCTTTAAATCAGGAAATAAAATTTTACTTAAGGGAGGAAAAGAAGCATTAAAATCTAATCTAAAGATTGTAAGTTTATGGCATCAAGCTTTAACAGAGAATAATGTTTCGACAGAGTGGGTTGAGTATTTAAATTTTAATAGACAAGAAACACAGGCTTTTTTAGAAAAACCAACACAAAAAGTAGATTTAATTGTGCCACGTGGTGGAGAGAAGTTAATTGAATTTGTAAAAGCGCATGCAACTTGTCCAGTAATTGTAAGTGGCCGTGGCAATAATTTTGTTTACGTTCATAAAGAAGCAGATACAGACATTGCATTGAAAGTAATTTTGAATGCAAAAACATCTAAAATCTCAGCTTGTAATGCAATAGACAAGGTTTTAATAGATTCTGGATTGCCAAATTTTGAAGGGTTTTTGGCTATTCTAATAGAGGAGCTAGATGAATCAAAAGTAGAGATCATTGTAGATAAAATATTAGAACCTTTTACAAATACAAGCGTTTTGAAAAATGAAGATATTTGGTATGAAGAATTTTTGGATTATAAAATTGTATTAGGGGCAATCGCTTCAGAAGAGGAGGCTATTGCAAAAATTAATAAATATTGTGGAGGGCATTCAGCTGCAATTATTACAAGAAATAAAGCTGTTGCCCAGGAATTTATGGACTCGATTGATGCTGCAGCGGTTTATCATAATACATCAACTCGATTTACTGATGGAGGACAACTTGGTTTAGGTGGAGAATTAGCTATTAGTACAGATAAACTGCACCAACGGGGACCAATCGGATTGCAACATCTAGTTACCAATAAGTGGTATATTTATGGAGAAGGGCAAATTAGGTAA
- the proB gene encoding glutamate 5-kinase, whose product MLLKIGSNTLTKETNHISRGKIEDIGMQIAALNDRYEFVIVSSGAIAAAKQFVKLESKGKEIIVKQALASIGQPHLMRIFHENFSDLGLLTSQCLLSYSDFEKEQSKINIVNTINVLVENNYIPIINENDTVATDEIQFGDNDKLAALTAVLLNVDILIIATNTSGIYTKASIHNEVPETIALVNDLQLLEKEIGESKSSHGTGGMQSKIEAAAIAKAANIETWIVNGLDDNFILKALKNEIPFTKIV is encoded by the coding sequence ATTTTATTAAAAATTGGAAGTAATACGTTAACCAAAGAAACCAATCATATTTCGAGAGGAAAGATTGAGGATATTGGAATGCAAATTGCTGCTTTAAATGATAGGTACGAATTTGTGATTGTAAGTTCTGGAGCTATTGCCGCAGCGAAACAATTTGTGAAACTAGAGAGCAAAGGGAAGGAAATTATTGTAAAACAAGCTTTAGCATCGATTGGTCAGCCTCATTTAATGCGGATTTTCCATGAGAACTTTAGCGATTTAGGTTTGTTGACCTCACAATGTTTGTTGTCCTATTCTGATTTTGAAAAAGAACAATCCAAAATCAATATTGTAAATACAATAAATGTTTTAGTAGAGAACAATTACATTCCTATTATTAATGAAAATGATACTGTAGCAACCGATGAAATTCAGTTTGGAGATAACGATAAACTAGCTGCATTAACGGCTGTTTTATTAAATGTAGATATTTTGATAATTGCTACGAATACAAGCGGAATTTATACGAAAGCATCTATCCATAATGAAGTACCAGAAACGATAGCTTTAGTGAATGATCTACAGCTTTTAGAAAAAGAAATTGGAGAATCTAAGTCGTCACACGGAACAGGAGGAATGCAATCAAAAATTGAAGCCGCAGCAATTGCCAAAGCAGCAAATATTGAAACCTGGATTGTAAATGGATTAGATGATAATTTTATTTTAAAAGCATTAAAAAATGAAATTCCTTTTACCAAGATTGTGTAA
- a CDS encoding N-acetylornithine carbamoyltransferase, with the protein MNYISIQDINSLSKWVKGALKIKKKPLKNQHLGKNKTLGMLFFNPSLRTRLSTQKAALNLGMNVMVMNFTNEGWTLEFEDGAIMNSGASEHIKEAAEVVSQYCDIIAIRAFAGLESKEKDYAETVISGFIKHATVPIVNMESAVRHPMQSLADAITMEEYKTKHRPKVVLSWAPHPKALPQAVANSFVEMMQMQKNMDFVITHPEGYELSPEITKDCKIEYDQDKAFENADFVYVKNWSNFNDYGKVTNLDPTWTVTAEKMALTNNGKFMHCLPVRRNVIVSDEVLDGENSIVIEQANNRTYSAQLVLQKILKKL; encoded by the coding sequence ATGAACTATATTTCAATTCAAGATATCAACTCATTATCAAAATGGGTTAAAGGGGCGTTAAAAATCAAGAAAAAGCCACTAAAAAATCAACACCTAGGGAAGAACAAAACCTTAGGGATGTTATTTTTTAATCCGAGTTTAAGAACGCGTTTGAGTACTCAAAAAGCAGCTTTAAACTTAGGGATGAATGTCATGGTAATGAATTTTACTAATGAAGGCTGGACATTAGAGTTTGAAGATGGAGCAATTATGAATTCTGGTGCTTCAGAGCATATAAAAGAAGCTGCAGAAGTAGTTTCGCAGTATTGTGATATAATTGCGATTCGTGCCTTTGCAGGTTTAGAAAGTAAAGAAAAGGATTATGCTGAAACTGTTATTTCAGGATTTATAAAACACGCAACAGTGCCTATTGTAAATATGGAAAGTGCAGTTCGTCATCCAATGCAATCTTTGGCAGATGCAATTACAATGGAAGAGTATAAAACCAAACATAGACCAAAAGTAGTCCTTTCTTGGGCGCCACATCCTAAGGCTTTACCTCAGGCAGTTGCAAATTCATTTGTAGAAATGATGCAAATGCAAAAGAATATGGACTTTGTAATTACGCATCCAGAAGGATATGAATTAAGTCCAGAAATAACAAAAGACTGCAAAATTGAATATGATCAAGATAAAGCATTCGAAAATGCTGATTTTGTATATGTGAAAAACTGGAGTAACTTTAATGACTATGGTAAAGTAACAAATTTAGATCCAACGTGGACAGTTACTGCCGAAAAAATGGCTTTAACAAACAACGGAAAATTTATGCATTGTCTTCCAGTTCGTCGTAATGTAATTGTGAGTGACGAAGTTTTGGATGGCGAAAATTCAATCGTAATCGAGCAAGCGAATAACAGAACATATTCAGCACAATTAGTGTTGCAGAAGATTCTAAAGAAATTATAA
- the argB gene encoding acetylglutamate kinase gives MKKVTVIKIGGNIIDNPSELEQFLTDFSKIEGHKVLVHGGGKSATKMAESIGLVPQMIDGRRITDAAMLDVVVMIYAGQINKNIVAQLQSKNNNAIGFSGADGNLIQSTKRNHPTIDYGFVGDVKQVNTKLLATLLENEIVPVFCAITHDKKGQLLNTNADTIASELAIALSEVFEVTLTYCFEKQGVLSDSEDDSSVITEINEALYAQLKAEKVIHSGMIPKLDNCFNSLSKGVQTIKIGHHSMLQNSNILHTTIKL, from the coding sequence ATGAAAAAAGTTACAGTAATAAAAATAGGCGGGAACATAATTGATAATCCATCAGAATTAGAACAGTTTTTAACCGATTTTTCTAAAATAGAAGGTCATAAAGTATTAGTTCATGGAGGAGGAAAATCGGCTACTAAAATGGCAGAAAGTATTGGTTTGGTTCCGCAAATGATTGATGGCCGTCGTATAACAGATGCTGCAATGCTAGATGTTGTGGTGATGATTTACGCAGGTCAGATTAATAAAAATATTGTAGCGCAATTACAGTCTAAAAATAATAATGCAATTGGATTTTCGGGAGCTGATGGAAATTTAATCCAATCAACAAAAAGAAATCATCCAACAATCGATTATGGTTTTGTGGGTGATGTAAAGCAAGTTAATACAAAATTACTAGCTACATTACTAGAAAATGAAATTGTACCAGTTTTTTGTGCAATTACACATGATAAAAAGGGACAATTGCTAAACACAAATGCTGACACGATTGCAAGTGAATTAGCGATTGCTTTATCTGAAGTCTTTGAAGTTACACTTACATATTGTTTTGAAAAACAAGGTGTTTTGTCAGATTCAGAAGATGATTCATCGGTAATCACAGAAATAAACGAAGCTTTATATGCACAGTTAAAAGCCGAAAAGGTGATTCATTCCGGGATGATTCCTAAGCTAGATAATTGTTTTAACAGCTTGTCTAAAGGAGTTCAAACAATAAAAATTGGACACCATAGCATGTTGCAAAATTCTAATATATTGCACACAACGATTAAATTATAA